The proteins below come from a single Thermodesulfobacteriota bacterium genomic window:
- a CDS encoding protein-L-isoaspartate(D-aspartate) O-methyltransferase yields the protein MNSNEFKTKREHMVETQIVARGIKDERVIRAMRKVPRHLFLDEALWPQAYEDYPLPIGERQTISQPYIVALMTEKLNLKGHESVLEVGTGSGYQAAILAELAEKVYSIERIPSIAKRARKILDELNYTNVLIKIGDGTLGWKEYAPFDGIIVTAASPYVPKPLLEQLKIGGRLVIPIGGEFSQDLIVYTKVGENDYEEENYGGCRFVKLIGEYGWKE from the coding sequence ATAAATTCGAACGAATTCAAAACAAAAAGAGAACATATGGTGGAGACACAGATTGTGGCAAGAGGGATAAAGGATGAGAGAGTGATTAGGGCAATGCGGAAGGTTCCAAGGCATCTCTTTCTTGATGAAGCTCTTTGGCCACAGGCTTATGAAGATTACCCTCTTCCGATAGGGGAAAGACAGACGATCTCCCAGCCATACATTGTGGCCCTTATGACTGAGAAGCTGAACCTTAAAGGGCATGAGAGTGTACTTGAAGTGGGAACGGGCTCTGGGTATCAGGCCGCCATTCTGGCTGAACTTGCGGAAAAGGTTTACTCTATTGAGAGGATCCCATCAATTGCAAAAAGGGCAAGAAAGATTCTGGATGAGCTCAATTACACTAATGTCCTAATTAAGATTGGGGATGGTACACTTGGCTGGAAAGAGTACGCCCCCTTCGACGGTATTATAGTTACCGCCGCGTCTCCTTACGTTCCGAAACCCCTTCTTGAACAGTTGAAAATAGGTGGTAGGCTTGTGATCCCTATTGGGGGTGAATTTTCCCAAGACCTAATAGTTTATACGAAGGTTGGAGAGAATGATTATGAAGAAGAAAATTACGGAGGCTGCCGTTTCGTGAAGCTGATAGGGGAATATGGCTGGAAAGAATGA
- a CDS encoding HNH endonuclease, whose protein sequence is MFPYVMDKTLLLNTSYEPLSIVSWKKAITLLFLGKVEVLKEYDRTIKGVSVELKQPAVIRLLKFVKNANHRNVKFSRKNIFLRDGYTCQYCGRKLEPKYLTCDHIVPKSRGGITEWSNIVTSCIECNMKKGDKLPEEAGMSLKKRPSRPTTFYMIMLHTGIRTLPEDWKEYVFMKD, encoded by the coding sequence ATGTTTCCATACGTTATGGACAAGACACTCCTTCTTAACACTTCCTACGAGCCACTAAGTATAGTCTCATGGAAAAAAGCTATCACTTTGCTATTTTTGGGGAAAGTGGAAGTTTTGAAGGAGTACGATAGAACCATAAAAGGGGTTTCGGTTGAGTTGAAACAGCCCGCTGTTATAAGGCTCCTTAAGTTTGTGAAGAACGCTAACCATAGAAACGTTAAGTTTTCGAGGAAGAACATCTTCCTGAGGGATGGATACACGTGCCAGTACTGTGGAAGAAAACTCGAACCGAAGTATCTAACCTGTGATCATATAGTACCCAAGTCTAGGGGCGGTATCACTGAGTGGTCGAATATCGTCACCTCCTGTATAGAGTGCAACATGAAAAAAGGTGATAAACTCCCAGAAGAAGCAGGAATGTCACTTAAGAAAAGACCATCCAGACCTACTACTTTTTATATGATAATGCTTCACACCGGCATAAGGACCCTCCCGGAAGATTGGAAAGAATACGTCTTCATGAAGGACTGA
- a CDS encoding ATP-binding cassette domain-containing protein, producing the protein MGTVLFVRNLKKTYEVKKTVFSISSTKIKALDDVSFELQEGDTLGIVGESGSGKSTLARCILLLERPDSGSINFMGFDLLNLKEKDLKPFRKQIQIVFQDPYSSLNPRKRVIDIISEPIMNFKLKNKSEAKDAVIDILQDVGLDESFLYKYPHEMSGGQRQRVAIARALATNPSLIVADEPVSSLDVSIQAQILSLFLKIKEAKRLSLIFISHDLNVVKFISHRVIVMFRGRIVEEGKKEEVFSNPMHPYTRMLLNYSKGLFFAKRSGNGTQKGCVYYDRCAERKTRCYFESPILVGETTHRVACFSFSL; encoded by the coding sequence ATGGGTACGGTGCTTTTTGTACGGAATCTAAAAAAGACCTACGAAGTTAAAAAGACTGTCTTTTCCATATCGAGTACCAAAATAAAAGCTCTGGATGATGTTTCTTTCGAACTGCAAGAAGGCGATACGCTCGGGATTGTGGGCGAGAGTGGTTCTGGAAAAAGCACGCTTGCTAGATGTATCCTTTTACTCGAAAGACCAGATTCTGGATCGATAAATTTTATGGGCTTCGATCTTTTAAATCTAAAGGAAAAAGACCTTAAACCTTTCCGAAAACAGATTCAGATCGTCTTTCAGGATCCGTATTCTTCCCTTAACCCCAGAAAAAGGGTTATCGACATAATCTCAGAACCGATAATGAATTTTAAGTTAAAAAATAAATCGGAAGCGAAAGACGCTGTCATCGATATACTCCAGGATGTTGGACTTGATGAAAGCTTTTTGTACAAGTATCCCCACGAGATGAGCGGCGGTCAGAGACAAAGGGTAGCGATAGCGAGGGCTCTCGCCACCAATCCTTCCCTTATCGTTGCGGATGAGCCGGTCTCCTCTCTGGACGTATCGATACAAGCCCAAATTTTAAGCCTTTTTCTAAAGATAAAGGAGGCCAAAAGACTATCCTTGATCTTCATCTCCCACGATCTAAATGTCGTAAAGTTTATCTCCCACAGGGTTATCGTGATGTTCCGCGGAAGAATCGTGGAAGAAGGAAAGAAAGAAGAGGTCTTTTCCAACCCAATGCACCCTTACACGAGGATGCTCCTTAACTACTCAAAGGGATTGTTTTTTGCAAAAAGGAGCGGAAACGGAACCCAAAAAGGCTGCGTCTATTACGATAGATGTGCTGAAAGAAAGACAAGATGCTACTTTGAGTCGCCAATTCTCGTAGGAGAAACAACACATAGGGTTGCCTGCTTCTCTTTTTCCTTATAG
- a CDS encoding HIT domain-containing protein: protein MERLWAPWRVEYITTPQKADSPCFLCIDGIEEEKALIVAKLKKAFVIMNRYPYSSGHVMIAPIRHVGLIEDLTEEEALEILRLLKIASTIFKEDFKAQGLNIGLNIGRAAGAGLEDHIHVHVVPRWFGDTNFMPVIAETKVISEHLYSTYEKLRARFSEKLK from the coding sequence ATGGAAAGACTTTGGGCTCCTTGGAGAGTGGAGTATATAACGACTCCTCAGAAGGCGGATAGTCCGTGTTTCTTGTGTATAGACGGGATTGAAGAAGAAAAGGCTCTCATTGTGGCGAAATTAAAAAAGGCCTTCGTCATCATGAACCGATACCCTTATTCTAGCGGACACGTAATGATCGCACCGATTAGGCATGTGGGTCTAATAGAGGACCTAACTGAGGAGGAAGCCTTAGAGATTTTGAGGCTATTGAAAATCGCAAGCACAATATTCAAAGAGGATTTTAAAGCTCAGGGACTTAATATAGGGTTAAACATAGGTAGGGCAGCTGGTGCAGGGTTAGAAGACCACATCCATGTACATGTTGTCCCAAGATGGTTTGGGGACACGAATTTCATGCCAGTTATAGCGGAAACTAAGGTAATCTCAGAACACCTCTATTCTACGTATGAAAAACTCAGAGCCAGATTTTCCGAAAAACTCAAATGA
- the proC gene encoding pyrroline-5-carboxylate reductase: MVSFGIVGVGNMGEAIVGGLLEIGVKKENILFKEISDKRKEYVKEKYGIRECLSAEELLRHAKYILIAVKPFDAKGVFEDFLPYIKESHVIISVMAGVSISKILSYLGGSGKVIRVMPNLGVKVKEGVIGITRNDSVSFEEFEFVKGVFSGLGVVLEIKEDLFDALTAYSGSGPAFFLLFLEAMIDAGVKIGFTRNDAIMISEKVIEGTLRLMRTERVHPTILRERISSPAGTTIAGLFELEDRAFKASIVRAFEASFRRARELCA, from the coding sequence ATGGTAAGTTTCGGAATAGTTGGTGTAGGAAATATGGGAGAGGCTATAGTAGGTGGGTTGCTTGAAATAGGCGTAAAAAAAGAAAATATCCTTTTTAAGGAGATATCGGATAAGAGAAAGGAGTATGTGAAAGAAAAGTATGGAATCAGGGAGTGTCTCTCAGCAGAGGAACTTTTAAGACACGCAAAATACATACTTATTGCTGTCAAGCCCTTTGACGCAAAAGGGGTCTTTGAAGATTTTTTGCCCTATATAAAAGAGAGCCACGTCATCATATCTGTCATGGCAGGGGTTTCTATATCGAAGATCCTTTCTTACTTGGGAGGGAGTGGAAAAGTAATAAGGGTAATGCCCAATCTGGGCGTTAAGGTGAAAGAAGGGGTAATCGGAATCACAAGGAATGACTCCGTAAGTTTTGAGGAATTCGAGTTCGTTAAAGGAGTCTTTTCAGGTCTTGGAGTAGTTCTAGAGATAAAAGAAGACCTGTTCGACGCACTAACCGCCTATTCCGGAAGCGGGCCAGCCTTTTTCCTTCTCTTTTTAGAGGCAATGATAGATGCGGGTGTGAAGATCGGTTTTACTAGAAACGATGCCATAATGATATCGGAAAAAGTCATAGAAGGTACGTTAAGACTTATGAGGACCGAAAGAGTGCATCCAACGATTCTAAGGGAGAGGATAAGTTCTCCTGCCGGTACAACAATTGCAGGACTCTTTGAACTTGAAGACAGAGCTTTTAAAGCCTCCATCGTCAGAGCGTTTGAAGCTTCCTTTAGGAGGGCGAGAGAACTTTGCGCATAA
- a CDS encoding aldehyde ferredoxin oxidoreductase, whose product MGKILRVNLSKKKVEYEELPEKYAGFGGRGLTSKIVLDEVPPLAHPLGDENKLIFAHGLLAGTLVPNNGRLSIGAKSPLTRTIKEANSGGSAAQKLARLGISALIVEGRSEEMVTVKINKDGCFISEAHSLKGLGNYDCIERLRREHGENVSIISIGLAGEMQLLASSIAVTTPDFKIRMASRGGLGAVMGSKNLKAIIIDDSDTSPVEVKDQEKLKIAVSQLTKGILSHPLAEGLKLFGTPLLVMMINNAGALPTKNYSMGSFEYAEKISGESLAQILDERPKGVKTHRCMSGCIISCSNIYTDENGNEIVSGLEYETIGMIGSNCMIGSLDEIAMINRLLNDLGLDTMEVGAALGCAMEAGFIGWGEGKKVLSLLEGIRKGSKDGIMLANGCLVTGKSLGVKRIPQVKGQSLAAYDPRVLKGTGVTYATSPMGADHTCGNALPSPANPDYNPTSSTGQGQISSFLQRYFAAIDTLGLCLFASLPLLDSPELQKHLVDCVSAITGRTLEENYLLELGKEVLKTERKFNELAGFTRKDDRLPEFFLKERLPGAETVFDVPEEELDMVFDF is encoded by the coding sequence ATGGGCAAAATTCTGCGCGTCAATTTATCAAAGAAAAAGGTAGAATACGAAGAACTTCCTGAAAAATACGCAGGTTTCGGTGGTAGGGGGCTTACTTCAAAGATCGTTCTTGATGAAGTACCTCCTCTTGCTCACCCCCTAGGAGACGAAAATAAGCTTATATTCGCACATGGACTCCTCGCAGGGACTCTTGTTCCCAATAATGGGAGACTTTCGATTGGTGCAAAAAGCCCTCTCACACGTACGATCAAAGAGGCAAATTCAGGAGGAAGCGCGGCTCAAAAGCTTGCAAGGCTTGGAATTTCGGCATTGATTGTGGAAGGAAGGTCGGAAGAAATGGTGACAGTGAAAATAAACAAAGATGGATGTTTTATATCGGAGGCTCATTCGCTCAAAGGGCTTGGAAATTACGACTGCATAGAAAGGCTAAGAAGAGAGCACGGAGAAAATGTCTCAATAATAAGCATAGGGTTAGCAGGCGAAATGCAGCTTTTGGCCTCAAGCATCGCAGTCACTACTCCTGACTTTAAGATAAGGATGGCTTCAAGGGGTGGTCTTGGCGCAGTTATGGGTTCCAAGAATTTGAAAGCTATAATCATAGACGATTCCGATACGTCGCCTGTTGAAGTTAAGGATCAGGAAAAACTAAAAATTGCTGTTTCTCAGCTCACGAAGGGGATCCTTTCCCATCCTCTGGCAGAAGGTTTGAAACTTTTCGGCACACCACTTCTTGTTATGATGATAAACAACGCCGGAGCATTACCAACTAAAAACTATTCGATGGGGAGTTTTGAATATGCTGAGAAAATATCTGGCGAGAGCTTAGCTCAGATTCTTGATGAGAGACCGAAAGGCGTAAAGACTCACAGGTGCATGAGCGGCTGTATCATCAGTTGTTCAAACATCTATACAGACGAAAACGGAAATGAAATAGTCTCAGGACTCGAATACGAAACGATAGGGATGATAGGTTCAAACTGCATGATAGGAAGTCTTGACGAAATTGCCATGATCAATAGACTTCTTAACGATCTAGGACTTGACACCATGGAAGTTGGTGCGGCTTTAGGGTGTGCGATGGAAGCTGGTTTTATCGGATGGGGAGAGGGGAAAAAAGTACTGAGTCTCCTTGAAGGCATAAGAAAAGGATCGAAGGACGGGATAATGCTTGCCAATGGATGCTTAGTTACGGGAAAAAGTCTAGGTGTTAAAAGGATACCCCAAGTTAAGGGGCAGTCTTTAGCCGCATACGATCCGAGGGTGCTTAAAGGTACTGGCGTTACTTACGCAACATCTCCCATGGGAGCGGATCACACGTGTGGAAACGCTCTGCCGAGCCCGGCAAATCCCGATTACAATCCCACATCGAGTACTGGCCAGGGTCAAATCTCTTCTTTCCTCCAGAGGTATTTTGCAGCAATAGATACTTTGGGTCTGTGCCTATTCGCATCTTTGCCCCTTTTGGATAGTCCGGAGCTTCAAAAACATCTTGTAGATTGCGTATCCGCTATCACAGGCAGGACTCTCGAAGAAAACTATTTACTTGAGCTTGGAAAGGAAGTCCTAAAGACGGAGAGGAAGTTCAACGAACTTGCGGGTTTTACAAGGAAGGATGACAGACTCCCGGAGTTTTTCTTAAAAGAAAGACTTCCTGGCGCAGAAACGGTCTTTGACGTTCCAGAAGAAGAGTTAGACATGGTTTTCGATTTCTGA
- the guaA gene encoding glutamine-hydrolyzing GMP synthase — translation MDYHRELILILDFGSQYTQLIARRIRELGVYSEIHPYNMSLSEIVSKKPIGIVLSGGPKSVRDENAPFCDRRIFDLKIPILGICYGLQLITYFFGGDVERAKKAEYGKSILKIGRSDPFFEGLGSELVVWMSHKDQVVKLPDGFSSLASTENSPYAVVRSDTSPIYGVQFHPEVHHTERGKDILKNFLFKICGARGLYSPASFIEESIKKIRQEVGNENVICALSGGVDSSCVAALMHRAIGDRLHCVFVNNGLLRKNEVHEVLSAFEETLKIRVHYVDKEAEFLRRLKGVKDPEKKRKIIGRLFIRTFEEEAKKIGNISYLAQGTLYPDLIESRSHKGPSATIKTHHNVGGLPKRMKFKLIEPLKELFKDEVRIVGRLLGLPDYLVERQPFPGPGLAVRIIGEVTHWRLKILREADAIIREEIENKPDFKDLWQSFAVLIPVKTVGVMGDERTYAYVIAIRAVHSVDGMTADWARLPYETLDHIARRIINEVEGVNRVVYDITSKPPGTIEWE, via the coding sequence ATGGATTACCATCGTGAACTCATCCTTATTCTCGATTTCGGATCCCAGTACACGCAGCTTATAGCGAGAAGAATAAGGGAGCTTGGAGTTTACTCCGAGATCCATCCTTATAATATGAGCCTTTCAGAGATAGTATCTAAAAAGCCAATAGGGATTGTGCTTTCAGGGGGTCCGAAAAGCGTAAGGGATGAGAACGCACCTTTCTGCGACAGACGAATATTTGATCTTAAGATCCCCATTTTAGGCATATGTTACGGCTTACAGCTCATCACGTACTTCTTCGGAGGCGATGTAGAGAGGGCAAAAAAAGCAGAGTATGGAAAGTCAATTTTAAAAATTGGAAGGTCCGATCCTTTCTTTGAAGGACTTGGCTCAGAGCTAGTTGTATGGATGAGCCACAAGGACCAGGTTGTCAAACTCCCGGATGGCTTTTCTAGCCTGGCCTCCACTGAAAATTCTCCTTACGCTGTTGTGAGGTCTGATACATCCCCCATCTATGGAGTTCAGTTCCATCCTGAGGTCCACCACACAGAAAGAGGTAAAGATATTCTCAAAAACTTTCTCTTTAAGATCTGTGGGGCACGCGGGCTTTATAGTCCCGCCTCATTTATCGAGGAGTCTATAAAAAAGATACGCCAAGAAGTTGGAAACGAAAATGTCATCTGTGCCCTAAGTGGCGGCGTAGACTCATCATGCGTCGCAGCTTTAATGCACAGAGCTATTGGCGATAGATTACACTGTGTTTTTGTGAATAATGGTTTGCTTAGGAAAAACGAGGTGCACGAGGTACTTTCGGCATTCGAGGAGACCCTAAAAATAAGGGTCCATTACGTTGACAAAGAAGCGGAGTTTTTAAGGAGACTGAAAGGTGTAAAGGACCCTGAGAAAAAGAGAAAGATCATAGGGAGGCTATTTATTAGAACCTTCGAGGAGGAAGCAAAAAAAATAGGGAATATAAGTTACCTTGCCCAGGGTACACTCTATCCTGACCTAATAGAGAGCAGATCTCACAAGGGTCCCTCAGCTACTATTAAGACTCACCATAATGTTGGAGGTCTTCCAAAAAGGATGAAGTTTAAACTCATCGAGCCGTTAAAAGAGCTATTCAAAGACGAGGTAAGGATTGTTGGAAGGCTCCTTGGATTACCGGATTATCTTGTTGAGAGACAACCCTTTCCCGGGCCCGGTTTGGCTGTTCGGATAATCGGAGAGGTAACTCATTGGAGGCTCAAAATACTAAGGGAAGCGGACGCCATAATCAGGGAAGAGATCGAAAATAAACCGGATTTTAAGGATCTTTGGCAATCGTTTGCAGTACTCATTCCCGTAAAGACGGTGGGCGTTATGGGGGATGAGAGAACTTATGCTTATGTTATAGCTATTAGGGCTGTTCATAGTGTTGACGGTATGACTGCTGATTGGGCAAGACTCCCGTAC
- the murJ gene encoding murein biosynthesis integral membrane protein MurJ, with the protein MREEDAKHILKKGYVITAITLVSRPLGYLREAIQAYVFGATVLVDAFIVAFNFPELIQTIIFTGASSAILVPICTKYLKDEKEFSLVYSTFLNISLLITLLFSVLAFFFSESIVKIIAPGFSPSAKALTKNLFVLMLPTIVAHGMLSVIKSFLNAKDHFAAPELSGILWNVVFILFCLFLSSSFGIYSLAIGVSFGSFLQVAMQYPFLRKNGIRYTWKIDFSHDSLREAKRLFIGALIGASILPINGFVDRLIASFLPEGHVASLAYAFRVFILPFSLFAVPVYTVAFSSVSRLYHERNLNGLFSHIDNAIILLTITLIPSLGLMCGLSTEIVKILYERGAFSAFETELTARALLGYAIGLLFYGSSVLFTRIFYAMHDTKTPAIVGLVSVVSNAILDVLLMIPYKNFGISLATSIVSFSNTIILFLILKRKVSYRLERKTVTFLAQGLVCGIIIWFFTFLTKFVTKNPVFLIFVNVLFAGALMYGCFGRFFREILRSEVR; encoded by the coding sequence ATGAGGGAAGAAGATGCAAAACACATCCTAAAAAAAGGTTACGTAATAACCGCCATCACACTCGTAAGTAGACCCCTTGGCTACCTTCGAGAAGCCATTCAGGCTTATGTATTCGGAGCAACGGTTCTCGTTGATGCTTTCATTGTGGCTTTTAACTTCCCTGAACTTATTCAGACAATAATCTTTACTGGAGCGAGTAGTGCGATTCTCGTTCCAATCTGCACAAAATACCTAAAAGACGAGAAAGAATTCTCTCTCGTTTACTCTACATTTTTAAACATCAGTCTTCTCATTACGCTTTTATTTTCCGTCTTGGCTTTTTTCTTTTCGGAAAGCATCGTAAAGATTATAGCCCCTGGATTTTCCCCATCCGCTAAGGCTTTGACCAAAAACCTTTTCGTTTTGATGCTACCTACTATTGTGGCCCATGGGATGCTTTCTGTCATAAAATCGTTCCTGAACGCCAAAGACCACTTTGCCGCTCCCGAACTTTCGGGAATTCTATGGAACGTTGTATTTATTCTCTTTTGTTTGTTTTTAAGCAGCTCATTTGGGATATACAGTTTGGCAATTGGGGTGAGTTTCGGTTCTTTCCTACAGGTCGCCATGCAGTACCCTTTTCTTAGAAAAAATGGGATCAGGTACACGTGGAAGATTGACTTTTCGCACGACTCTCTACGGGAGGCCAAAAGACTCTTTATCGGAGCTCTCATTGGAGCATCCATCCTACCTATAAACGGCTTTGTAGACAGGCTTATTGCGTCATTTCTTCCCGAGGGACATGTGGCCTCTTTGGCTTACGCTTTTAGAGTCTTTATTCTTCCTTTCAGTCTCTTTGCGGTACCGGTTTACACAGTTGCTTTTTCCAGTGTGTCAAGGCTTTATCACGAAAGAAACTTAAACGGGCTCTTCTCTCACATTGATAATGCCATTATTTTACTCACAATTACCCTTATTCCCTCTTTGGGTCTTATGTGCGGGCTAAGCACTGAAATCGTGAAAATTCTGTACGAGCGGGGTGCCTTTTCAGCCTTTGAGACTGAACTTACTGCACGGGCTCTTTTAGGCTACGCAATTGGCCTTCTTTTTTACGGATCGTCAGTACTTTTTACTCGAATCTTCTATGCGATGCATGATACTAAGACACCTGCCATTGTAGGGCTCGTAAGCGTGGTCAGTAATGCCATACTTGACGTTCTGCTTATGATCCCATATAAAAACTTCGGTATTTCCCTTGCAACATCGATCGTTTCCTTTTCAAATACAATAATCCTCTTTTTGATTTTGAAAAGGAAGGTTAGCTACCGCTTAGAAAGAAAAACGGTTACTTTTTTAGCTCAGGGGCTCGTGTGCGGTATCATTATCTGGTTTTTCACCTTTTTGACGAAGTTTGTGACGAAAAACCCCGTATTTTTGATTTTTGTTAACGTTCTTTTCGCAGGGGCTTTAATGTATGGATGCTTTGGAAGATTCTTTCGAGAGATTTTAAGGTCGGAAGTTCGATAA
- the guaB gene encoding IMP dehydrogenase, translated as MIENEGLTFDDVLLVPAYSSVLPHEVDVSTYLTREIKLNIPLLSAAMDTVTEAKTAICLAQEGGIGIIHRNMSIEEQAREVEKVKKSESGMIIDPITISPEHRIRDALELMAQYRISGIPVTVGKKLVGIITNRDLRFETNLDEKVGNVMTKDNLITVEEGISLEESKKILHKHRIEKLLVVDKEFNLKGLITIKDIEKMRKYPNSCKDYLGRLRVGAAIGVGKEAIRRAEALLRAGCDVIVIDTAHGHSKNVIDTIRELKSSFPNAQVIAGNIATQEACEDLIKAGCDAVKVGVGPGSICTTRVIAGIGVPQITAIMEVAKVAKRHGIPVIADGGIKYSGDITKAIAAGADSVMIGNLFAGTDESPGEIVLYQGRTYKVYRGMGSIEALKAGRARDRYCSADIEDETKIVPEGIEGRVPYRGSLSMVIHQLVGGLKAGMGYTGCRTIRELQENARFMKMTPAGLRESHVHDVIITKEAPNYRLE; from the coding sequence ATGATAGAGAATGAAGGTCTTACTTTTGACGATGTTTTACTTGTTCCAGCCTATAGTAGTGTACTTCCTCATGAGGTTGATGTCTCTACTTACCTCACACGGGAAATAAAGCTGAACATTCCCTTACTCAGTGCTGCGATGGATACTGTAACCGAGGCCAAAACGGCCATATGTCTTGCCCAGGAAGGAGGAATAGGCATAATCCACAGAAACATGTCTATAGAAGAGCAAGCCCGTGAGGTAGAGAAAGTAAAAAAATCTGAAAGCGGGATGATCATAGATCCTATCACGATTTCCCCCGAACACAGAATAAGGGATGCCCTTGAACTTATGGCCCAGTACAGGATATCAGGTATCCCAGTAACAGTTGGAAAAAAGCTCGTTGGCATTATCACAAATAGGGATTTGAGATTCGAGACTAACCTCGATGAAAAGGTTGGCAACGTTATGACAAAGGATAACTTAATAACAGTAGAGGAAGGTATAAGCCTTGAAGAATCAAAGAAGATCTTACACAAACACAGGATTGAAAAGCTGCTTGTGGTCGATAAAGAGTTTAACCTTAAGGGACTAATCACAATAAAGGACATTGAGAAGATGAGAAAATATCCTAACTCCTGTAAGGACTATCTTGGAAGATTGAGAGTCGGTGCAGCAATAGGGGTTGGGAAGGAGGCTATAAGAAGAGCGGAGGCACTCCTTAGGGCCGGCTGCGATGTGATCGTCATCGATACAGCCCATGGCCATTCAAAGAACGTTATAGACACTATACGGGAGTTGAAAAGCTCCTTCCCAAACGCGCAGGTCATTGCCGGGAACATAGCAACTCAAGAGGCATGCGAAGATCTTATCAAGGCGGGGTGCGACGCAGTAAAAGTCGGGGTCGGTCCCGGATCCATATGCACAACGAGGGTAATTGCTGGTATTGGTGTTCCTCAGATAACAGCCATAATGGAGGTGGCTAAGGTCGCTAAAAGGCACGGAATTCCAGTAATAGCCGACGGCGGAATAAAGTACTCCGGGGATATCACAAAGGCCATTGCAGCCGGCGCCGATTCCGTAATGATAGGTAATTTATTTGCCGGAACGGACGAGTCTCCGGGCGAGATCGTTCTTTACCAAGGGAGGACTTACAAGGTCTATAGGGGTATGGGGTCAATAGAGGCACTCAAGGCTGGAAGGGCAAGGGATAGATACTGTTCTGCTGATATAGAGGACGAGACGAAAATAGTACCTGAAGGGATAGAGGGTAGGGTTCCGTATAGAGGATCACTCTCTATGGTTATTCACCAGCTCGTAGGTGGGTTGAAGGCGGGAATGGGTTATACTGGTTGCAGAACAATCCGTGAACTTCAAGAGAATGCGAGATTCATGAAGATGACCCCTGCGGGCCTGAGAGAAAGTCATGTCCACGATGTGATAATTACTAAGGAAGCTCCCAACTACCGTTTGGAGTGA
- a CDS encoding ABC transporter ATP-binding protein, protein MLLEIRNLSVSVLTDLGYLDVIEDVSFGINEGEIYGLVGESGCGKTVTALSILKLLGDGFKIKTGSIIFKGQNLLSLEEKEIQKIRGRQISIVFQEPMTSLNPVIKVGEQIGEMLKIHLGLDKKTSKERAIELLRRVGFENPEKRYHQYPHQLSGGQRQRVLIAIAISLRPSLIICDEPTTALDVASEWEVLSILLSLVKEEKMAMLFITHDLHLIEKICDRIGIMYLGRIVEEQKKEDFFRNPLHPYSQGLLNSALIKGEELKPIRGSVPDLRNIPHGCKFHPRCDFSRDVCLRKEPELLNQGDGRWVRCFLYGI, encoded by the coding sequence ATGCTACTCGAGATCAGAAACCTCTCAGTTAGCGTTCTCACAGATTTAGGATACTTAGATGTGATAGAGGATGTGAGTTTTGGGATAAACGAAGGAGAGATATACGGACTTGTTGGGGAGAGCGGATGCGGAAAAACAGTAACCGCACTTTCTATTTTGAAACTTCTTGGCGATGGATTTAAGATAAAGACGGGTAGTATCATCTTCAAGGGACAGAATCTTTTATCTCTCGAAGAGAAAGAAATACAAAAAATAAGAGGAAGACAGATATCCATCGTCTTTCAGGAGCCCATGACATCGCTAAACCCTGTTATAAAGGTAGGTGAACAGATAGGAGAGATGCTTAAAATCCATCTAGGATTAGACAAAAAAACCTCTAAAGAGCGGGCGATAGAGCTTTTAAGGAGGGTGGGATTCGAAAATCCCGAAAAGAGGTACCACCAGTATCCACATCAGCTAAGTGGGGGCCAGAGACAGAGGGTATTAATTGCTATTGCGATATCTTTAAGACCAAGTCTTATCATCTGTGATGAGCCAACGACAGCCCTCGATGTGGCCTCAGAGTGGGAAGTGCTAAGCATTCTTCTCAGCCTGGTTAAAGAAGAGAAAATGGCGATGCTCTTTATAACCCACGATCTTCACCTAATAGAAAAGATATGCGATAGGATAGGAATAATGTATCTCGGAAGGATAGTTGAGGAACAGAAAAAAGAAGATTTCTTTAGAAATCCTCTCCATCCGTACAGTCAGGGCCTTCTAAATTCAGCCCTTATAAAAGGTGAAGAATTGAAACCGATAAGAGGTAGCGTGCCTGACCTAAGAAACATACCTCACGGGTGTAAATTCCATCCAAGATGTGACTTTTCAAGAGATGTCTGCTTACGGAAGGAGCCGGAACTTTTAAATCAGGGAGATGGTAGATGGGTACGGTGCTTTTTGTACGGAATCTAA